From the Streptomyces sp. NBC_00390 genome, the window CCTCGTGACGCAGGTCCCGCGTGCAGCCCGGTCCGGGCCGGCCACGCCGGGGGGCGTGCGCAACCAGGTCCGGGCCGGCCACGCCGGGGGCGTTGGTGGTTACTGCCGTGGTGGGTTTCCACGGGGTCGGTGCAGACCGGTCCGGGGCCGGCCACACCAGCAGGCGTGTGCAGCTGGGCAGTTTCCACGGGGCCGGTGCAGACCGGGCCGGGCCGGCCACACCAGCAGGCGTGTGCAGCTGGGTGCGGCGGCGACCACGGGCCGGCCTTCTCAGGTCAGCCCGGTCGTCAGACCGCGGCCGGCTCACGGTCGCCCGCCTCGGCGACCACGCCTGCGACGCGGCGCAGCTTCTTCATCGGGGCGAGCTCGGAGTCGTAGACCTTCTTGACGCCGTCACCGAGCGCGGTCTCGATGGTGCGGATGTCGCGGACCAGGCGCGTGAGGCCGCCCGGCTCGACCGAGGCGGCCTGGTCGGAGCCCCACATCGCGCGGTCGAGGGTGATGTGGCGCTCCACGAAGGTGGCGCCGAGTGCGACCGCGGCCAGCGTGGTCTGCAGACCCGTCTCGTGGCCGGAGTAGCCGATCGGGACGTTCGGGTACTCGCCCTGCAGCGTGTTGATCACACGCAGGTTGAGCTCCTCGGCCTTCGCCGGGTAGGTGGAGGTGGCGTGGCAGAGCAGGATGTTGTCGCTGCCCAGGACCTCGACGGCGTGGCGGATCTGCTTCGGGGTCGACATGCCGGTGGAGAGGATCACCGTCTTGCCGGTGGCGCGCAGGGCGCGCAGCAGCTCGTCGTCGGTGAGGGAGGCGGAGGCCACCTTGTGGGCGGGGACGTCGAACTTCTCCAGGAAGGCGACGGCCTCGGTGTCCCACGGGGAGGCGAACCAGTCGATGCCGCGCTCCTTGCAGTGCTCGTCGATGGCGCGGTACTCGTCCTCGCCGAACTCGACGCGGTGACGGTAGTCGATGTACGTCATCCGGCCCCAGGGGGTGTCGCGCTCGATGTCCCACTGGTCACGCGGGGTGCAGATCTCGGGGGTGCGCTTCTGGAACTTGACGGCGTCGCAGCCGGCCTCGGCGGCGGCGTCGATCAGCTTGAACGCGTTCTCCAGTTCGCCGTTGTGGTTGATGCCGATCTCGCCGACGACGTAGACGGGGTGGCCGGGGCCGGCGGTCTTGGTGCCGAGGGCGCGCAGACGGAAGTTGCTCATGGGGGGTGGTTCCTTACTTCTCGGAGGACAGGGGGGTGGTTTCAGGGGTGTGGTTGAGCGTCGGGCCGAGGAGCCAGGCGGCGATCTCCCGGATCGCCCCCTCTCCACCGGGCGTGGCAGTGACTGCACGCGCGGCGGCCCTTACGGAGTCGTGCGCACTCGCCACGGCCACGGGCCATCCGACGAGGTGGAAGCACGGCAGGTCGTTGACGTCGTTGCCGACGTAGAGCACGCGCCCGGGGGCGATCCCGTGCTCCTCGCACCACTGCGCGAGGGCGAGGTCCTTGCGGTCGATGCCGTGCAGGACGGGGACCTTGAGCTTGCGCGCCCGGGCGGCGACGACCGGGTTCTGCTCGGTGGACAGGATCAGCAGTTCCAGTCCGGCCTTGCGCAGATGGGCCACGCCGAGGCCGTCACCGCGGTGGACGGAGACGATCTCGCGGCCGTCGGCGTCGATGAGCACCCGGTCGTCGGTCTGGGTGCCGTCGAAGTCGAGCACGACGGCGTCGATGTCCTCGCGGGTGGGCAGCGCGCGCTCGTCGAGCAGCGGTGCGAGCGCCCGGGCACGGGCCAGGTCGTGCGGGTCGTCGACCTCCAGGACACGTGCGGGGTCGGTCCGTACCAGCGCGGTGCG encodes:
- a CDS encoding N-acetylneuraminate synthase family protein; translation: MSNFRLRALGTKTAGPGHPVYVVGEIGINHNGELENAFKLIDAAAEAGCDAVKFQKRTPEICTPRDQWDIERDTPWGRMTYIDYRHRVEFGEDEYRAIDEHCKERGIDWFASPWDTEAVAFLEKFDVPAHKVASASLTDDELLRALRATGKTVILSTGMSTPKQIRHAVEVLGSDNILLCHATSTYPAKAEELNLRVINTLQGEYPNVPIGYSGHETGLQTTLAAVALGATFVERHITLDRAMWGSDQAASVEPGGLTRLVRDIRTIETALGDGVKKVYDSELAPMKKLRRVAGVVAEAGDREPAAV